The following proteins are co-located in the Mus pahari chromosome 14, PAHARI_EIJ_v1.1, whole genome shotgun sequence genome:
- the Cbx8 gene encoding chromobox protein homolog 8 encodes MELSAVGERVFAAEALLKRRIRKGRMEYLVKWKGWSQKYSTWEPEENILDARLLAAFEEREREMELYGPKKRGPKPKTFLLKAQAKAKAKTYEFRSDSTRGIRIPYPGRSPQDLASTSRAREGLRNTGLPPPGSSTSTCRADPPRDRDRDRERDRGTSRVDDKPSSPGDSSKKRGPKPRKELLDPSQRPLGEPSDGLGEYLKGRKLDETPSGTGKFPAGHSVIQLARRQDSDLVQYGVTSPSSAEASSKLAVDTFPARVIKHRAAFLEAKGQGALDPGTTRVRHSSGTPGSVGSLYRDMGAQGGRPSLIARIPVARILGDPEEESWSPSLTNLEKVVVTDVTSNFLTVTIKESNTDQGFFKEKR; translated from the exons GGACGCATGGAATATCTGGTGAAATGGAAGGGCTGGTCGCAGAA GTACAGCACGTGGGAGCCCGAAGAAAATATTCTGGATGCTCGCCTCCTTGCAGCCTTTGAGGAAAG ggagcGGGAGATGGAGCTCTATGGCCCCAAAAAGCGAGGACCCAAGCCTAAAACCTTCCTTCTCAAG GCCCAGGCCAAAGCAAAGGCCAAAACCTATGAGTTCAGAAGTGACTCTACCAGAGGCATCCGGATCCCTTACCCAGGCCGCTCACCCCAGGATTTGGCATCTACTTCCAGGGCCCGAGAGGGCCTTAGGAACACGGGGCTACCCCCACCAGGGAGCAGCACCAGTACCTGCAGGGCAGACCCACCTCGGGACCGGGACCGGGATCGAGAAAGGGACAGGGGTACCAGCCGTGTAGATGACAAGCCCAGCTCACCGGGGGACAGCTCCAAGAAACGAGGACCGAAGCCCAGGAAGGAGCTCCTGGACCCTTCACAGAGACCTTTGGGAGAGCCCAGTGATGGCCTTGGAGAGTACCtgaaaggcaggaagctggaCGAGACCCCTTCTGGGACAGGAAAGTTCCCAGCTGGCCACAGTGTGATCCAGCTTGCTCGAAGGCAGGACTCAGACCTGGTCCAATATGGCGTGACCAGTCCTAGCTCAGCAGAGGCCTCGAGCAAGTTGGCTGTGGACACCTTTCCAGCCAGGGTAATAAAGCACAGGGCTGCTTTCCTGGAGGCCAAAGGGCAAGGTGCCCTGGACCCTGGCACCACCAGGGTCCGACATAGTTCAGGCACCCCAGGCTCGGTGGGAAGCCTGTACCGGGACATGGGGGCGCAAGGGGGAAGGCCCTCCCTCATCGCCAGGATCCCAGTGGCCAGAATCCTGGGGGACCCAGAGGAAGAGTCCTGGAGCCCCTCTTTGACTAACCTGGAGAAGGTGGTCGTCACAGATGTGACCTCAAACTTTTTGACCGTCACCATTAAGGAGAGCAACACGGACCAAGgattctttaaggaaaaaagatGA